From one Sulfurimonas sp. HSL-3221 genomic stretch:
- a CDS encoding response regulator translates to MIKLRRLLLAAMFLAAGAFAALNQAISIGAFSNADAAQSRIAEVKKHLMQDEAVAALIAAERFSFTVEQVKGLYRSELTGFADAGDLPVVMERVKGIVPDAYYVSRTTAASDTAAAPVPVQEEDGVFVVDETDAVVEEAPLAAAPEAAEVPAPVSAPEKVTPETAAVDELPAPAASTEVTASNDLPEPPLDGTSSMLLYSILLAAVALLILLYVARRKRTSSDFFPQHEKEDFEELAEKFAASSTTAHAPEAETAPEEPEAVESVPSEEHFEPEPTVEIEETPFFEEPAAEPEPVVFETPEETPAETIPETAEELPETPAAPAAAPAEAVSRKKRGLPADLGSVTKERLAEFAGNRLLIAEDNLINQKVISRLLEGSGMEIVIANNGQEALDMLNADPGYNMVLMDAHMPVMDGFEATRAIRQDPRFDAVPVVALSGDVGADDIRNMREAGMEEQLAKPLRVDALYEVMYQYLNLASEAAETAEDETLPELKTHEYDGVFNASVGLDICAGDKVMYAEILDEFVASYNEADNLVRTYIRANDDARLVAFMLDVKGVASNIGADALAEAAETLREAVLINRVEEYTKLADAFASTLHKTMAAIDSFKTTL, encoded by the coding sequence ATGATTAAGTTACGTCGTCTTCTTCTTGCCGCTATGTTCCTGGCCGCCGGAGCATTTGCCGCACTCAACCAGGCTATTTCCATCGGTGCCTTCAGCAACGCCGATGCCGCCCAGTCACGCATTGCAGAGGTCAAGAAGCATCTCATGCAGGATGAGGCCGTCGCTGCGCTCATTGCCGCAGAGCGCTTCAGCTTCACCGTCGAACAGGTGAAAGGGCTCTACCGTTCCGAACTGACAGGGTTCGCGGATGCCGGCGATCTCCCCGTCGTCATGGAGCGCGTCAAAGGTATCGTCCCCGACGCCTATTATGTCAGCCGTACTACTGCCGCAAGCGACACAGCGGCGGCACCGGTACCGGTCCAGGAGGAAGACGGTGTCTTCGTCGTCGATGAAACGGACGCTGTCGTCGAGGAAGCCCCCCTTGCCGCAGCGCCGGAAGCGGCCGAAGTTCCCGCGCCCGTTTCTGCGCCCGAAAAGGTCACCCCGGAAACCGCAGCCGTGGACGAGCTCCCTGCCCCCGCCGCTTCCACCGAAGTCACCGCCAGCAACGACCTGCCTGAACCGCCTCTGGACGGTACCTCTTCGATGCTGCTGTACAGCATCCTCCTCGCAGCCGTCGCCCTGCTGATCCTGCTCTACGTCGCCCGCAGGAAACGGACTTCCAGCGATTTCTTCCCCCAACATGAAAAGGAAGACTTTGAAGAGCTTGCCGAAAAATTCGCCGCCTCTTCAACCACGGCACATGCCCCTGAAGCGGAAACGGCTCCTGAGGAGCCCGAAGCAGTAGAAAGTGTGCCCTCTGAAGAGCACTTCGAACCCGAACCGACGGTCGAGATAGAGGAGACGCCGTTCTTTGAGGAGCCGGCCGCCGAACCGGAACCGGTCGTCTTCGAAACCCCGGAAGAGACACCGGCCGAGACGATCCCGGAAACGGCAGAGGAACTTCCCGAAACGCCGGCGGCACCTGCCGCTGCTCCGGCGGAGGCCGTTTCACGCAAAAAACGCGGCCTGCCGGCGGACCTGGGCTCCGTCACCAAGGAGCGGCTGGCCGAATTCGCCGGTAACCGCCTGCTTATCGCCGAGGACAATCTGATCAACCAGAAGGTAATCTCCCGCCTGCTCGAAGGGAGCGGGATGGAGATCGTCATCGCCAACAACGGCCAGGAAGCCCTCGATATGCTCAACGCGGACCCCGGCTACAACATGGTACTGATGGACGCGCACATGCCGGTCATGGATGGTTTTGAAGCGACACGGGCCATTCGTCAGGATCCCCGTTTTGACGCCGTGCCGGTTGTCGCATTGAGCGGGGACGTCGGGGCGGACGATATCCGCAACATGCGCGAAGCCGGCATGGAGGAGCAGCTGGCCAAACCGCTGCGGGTCGATGCCCTGTACGAAGTGATGTACCAGTACCTCAACCTCGCTTCGGAAGCGGCCGAAACAGCGGAGGATGAAACGCTTCCGGAACTGAAGACCCACGAATACGATGGGGTCTTCAATGCCTCCGTCGGACTGGACATCTGCGCCGGTGACAAGGTGATGTATGCGGAGATCCTGGATGAGTTCGTCGCATCCTACAACGAGGCGGACAACCTGGTCCGAACCTATATCAGAGCCAATGACGACGCAAGGCTCGTCGCCTTTATGCTCGACGTCAAAGGCGTCGCATCCAACATCGGCGCCGACGCCCTCGCCGAAGCCGCGGAGACCCTGCGCGAAGCGGTACTCATCAACCGTGTCGAAGAGTATACTAAGCTCGCCGACGCCTTTGCCTCTACCCTGCACAAAACGATGGCAGCCATCGACAGCTTCAAAACGACTCTCTAA
- the hemH gene encoding ferrochelatase: MAKNAVILLNMGGPNDLYEVQTFLHNMFNDPNILTMKSGLLRRFIASVITSNRTKSAQEVYQKLGGRSPIAGITKKLVAALQAKLGEEVIVDFAMRYTPPFADVSIARLKAAGVTHVYLIPLYPQYSTTTTKSSLEDYEARMHALGLKALVTEIKHFYANAAYNAVIIDRIREAMAGADAGAFELIFSAHGLPQKIVDKGDPYEHHVIEHVALLKPMLEAAGLSFANIHIAYQSKVGPMKWLEPSLEQKLESLERKKVLVFPIAFTIDNSETLYELDMEYREVAEELGFEDYRVAACPNDHPLFVEALASLYGKMRT; the protein is encoded by the coding sequence ATGGCCAAAAATGCAGTCATATTGCTTAATATGGGAGGCCCGAACGACCTCTATGAGGTCCAGACCTTCCTGCATAACATGTTCAACGACCCCAATATCCTGACGATGAAGAGCGGCCTGCTCCGGCGCTTCATTGCCAGCGTCATTACCTCCAACCGCACGAAGAGCGCGCAGGAGGTCTACCAGAAACTCGGCGGTAGGTCTCCGATCGCCGGCATCACCAAGAAGCTCGTCGCGGCACTGCAGGCGAAGCTGGGCGAAGAGGTTATCGTCGATTTCGCCATGCGCTATACGCCGCCCTTCGCGGACGTTTCCATCGCCCGACTGAAAGCGGCGGGGGTGACGCATGTCTACCTGATCCCGCTCTACCCGCAGTACTCGACGACGACGACAAAGTCCTCCCTGGAGGATTATGAAGCGCGGATGCATGCGCTGGGATTGAAGGCCCTCGTGACGGAGATCAAGCACTTTTACGCCAACGCGGCGTACAACGCGGTCATCATCGACCGTATCCGCGAAGCGATGGCCGGCGCGGACGCGGGGGCGTTTGAGCTGATATTCTCCGCGCACGGGCTGCCGCAGAAGATCGTCGACAAAGGCGACCCCTACGAGCACCATGTCATCGAACACGTCGCGCTGCTGAAGCCGATGCTCGAAGCTGCGGGGCTCTCCTTTGCCAACATCCATATCGCCTACCAGTCAAAAGTGGGCCCGATGAAGTGGCTGGAGCCCTCCCTGGAGCAGAAGCTTGAAAGCCTGGAGCGCAAGAAAGTGCTCGTCTTCCCGATCGCCTTTACGATCGACAACTCCGAGACCCTCTACGAACTCGATATGGAGTACCGCGAAGTGGCGGAGGAGCTTGGATTCGAAGATTACCGTGTGGCGGCCTGTCCGAATGACCACCCGCTCTTTGTGGAGGCGCTGGCATCGCTCTACGGGAAGATGCGTACCTGA
- a CDS encoding alpha/beta hydrolase, whose protein sequence is MAVVLTVLGAILLLWGILLLVWPRLVFAPVYYPNRDAFHLHPERFRGVERVRGGNVVLEGVVYEPESPRCTVFYFGGKEQDSVALVGKLSERFPDWRIIAFNYRGYGRSGGRPGERLLLEDAVALVTYARERFGPLMLMGYSLGSSVAAYAASRTSVTQLILVAPFYDVPSLARLRIPYLPAWLMRCRFETARYLGGVSAPVSIFASRDDEIVPIEQSHALKAKAPRLAVYKEYSGYNHAEILGSDRFIADVSKVC, encoded by the coding sequence ATGGCGGTTGTCCTGACGGTACTCGGTGCGATCCTCCTGCTCTGGGGTATTCTTTTGCTTGTGTGGCCCCGGCTGGTCTTCGCCCCCGTCTACTACCCGAACCGTGACGCTTTTCACCTGCATCCGGAGCGGTTCCGGGGGGTTGAACGGGTGCGCGGCGGCAACGTCGTGCTCGAAGGCGTCGTTTATGAGCCGGAGTCGCCCCGCTGCACCGTCTTCTATTTCGGCGGCAAGGAGCAGGACAGCGTAGCGCTGGTCGGCAAGCTCAGCGAGCGTTTCCCCGACTGGCGCATCATCGCCTTCAACTACCGCGGCTACGGGCGCAGCGGCGGCAGACCCGGCGAGCGCCTCCTGCTTGAAGACGCCGTTGCCCTGGTGACATACGCCCGGGAACGTTTTGGTCCGCTGATGCTGATGGGCTACAGTCTCGGCAGCAGCGTGGCCGCCTATGCCGCCTCGCGCACCAGCGTGACACAGCTGATCCTCGTCGCGCCGTTTTACGACGTTCCCTCCCTGGCACGCCTCAGGATTCCCTATCTGCCCGCCTGGCTGATGCGCTGCCGATTCGAGACGGCCCGTTACCTCGGCGGCGTTTCGGCACCGGTGAGCATCTTTGCCAGCCGCGACGACGAGATCGTGCCGATCGAGCAGAGCCATGCACTCAAGGCGAAAGCGCCGCGGTTAGCTGTCTATAAAGAATACAGCGGGTACAATCATGCAGAAATACTCGGCAGCGATCGTTTCATCGCCGACGTCTCAAAGGTGTGCTGA